A portion of the Litorimonas taeanensis genome contains these proteins:
- the pheT gene encoding phenylalanine--tRNA ligase subunit beta: MKFTLSWLKKHLETDATIDEVVEAMTLAGLEVEDVENPAEKLSEFSIAKVLTAEKHPDADKLKVCTVETRDGVKQIVCGAPNARADMTVAYAPLGAYIPGLDFSLDKKPRKIRGIESSGMMCSGKELEIDGEDDGIMDLPQDLAMGTPLAEALNLDDPVIDFEVTPNRPDWLGVNSIARDLAAVGLGKLISPNINASDIKFKNPQTIRIEDTDGCPAFAGRVIRGVKNGPSPKWLQDQLKAIGLRPISALVDITNYITYDRARPLHFYDMAKLKGAINVRRGADESFDALDDKSYTATEDDIVITDDNGVLGLGGIVGGTTTGCDETTTEILIESAYFDPLTIRRSAKRLGVNSDAKYRFERGVDTGGLIDGVELATQMVIDICGGEASDITVAGETPALPEPIEFDPMQVTRLTSLKLSDDTMEKILTDLGFSVKREPLWTVTVPSFRRDASEGADLVEEIARIHGFHNLEAVSLPPLPGRREPTATLTQNRTRLARRALALRGLSEAVTWSFALDDHAALFGGDDESLRVDNPISSDLNTMRPSALIHLLLAGQRNADKGYPSAALFELGPVFSGQNPDDQRLSLAGVRRVEAKRDWSGVEEITALTAKADVLDALESMGAATGNLQLFDAVGDYWHPGRSASLRMGPKNVLASFGELHPRVLKAMGIESRIVAFEIWPEAIPAPRAKKGKSVSKAKTALSLSDLMPVTRDFAFIVPEAIAANDVLRAAKSADKALISDVTLFDVYQGKGVEDGHKSLAIEVTLSPKDATLTDKEIEAISDKVISNAMKVGARLRS; encoded by the coding sequence ATGAAATTCACATTAAGCTGGCTTAAAAAGCACCTCGAAACGGATGCGACAATTGACGAAGTTGTCGAGGCGATGACCCTTGCCGGTCTCGAAGTCGAAGACGTTGAAAACCCTGCCGAGAAGCTCTCTGAGTTTTCGATAGCCAAAGTCCTTACGGCCGAGAAGCACCCGGATGCTGATAAATTAAAAGTTTGCACTGTTGAAACCCGCGACGGCGTTAAACAAATTGTCTGCGGCGCACCAAATGCTCGGGCTGATATGACAGTGGCTTATGCTCCGCTTGGCGCTTATATTCCAGGTCTAGATTTTAGTCTTGATAAAAAGCCACGCAAAATTCGCGGCATTGAAAGCTCGGGCATGATGTGTTCTGGCAAAGAGCTTGAAATTGATGGTGAAGATGATGGCATCATGGATTTACCGCAAGATTTGGCTATGGGTACGCCCCTCGCCGAAGCTTTGAACCTAGATGATCCCGTAATTGATTTCGAGGTTACCCCTAACCGCCCTGACTGGCTTGGTGTGAATTCAATTGCACGCGACCTTGCAGCAGTTGGCCTTGGCAAATTGATAAGCCCTAATATTAACGCTTCAGATATTAAGTTTAAAAATCCGCAAACGATACGCATCGAAGACACAGACGGATGCCCTGCCTTTGCAGGCCGCGTTATTCGCGGGGTGAAAAATGGCCCCTCACCAAAATGGTTACAAGACCAATTAAAAGCTATTGGATTACGGCCCATTTCAGCCTTGGTCGATATTACGAATTATATCACTTATGACCGCGCGCGCCCGCTTCATTTTTATGATATGGCCAAATTAAAAGGCGCAATAAATGTTCGCCGCGGCGCCGACGAGAGCTTCGACGCTTTAGACGATAAATCCTATACAGCCACAGAAGATGATATTGTTATCACGGATGATAATGGCGTTTTAGGTCTTGGCGGAATTGTTGGGGGCACCACAACGGGCTGTGATGAAACGACAACAGAAATTTTGATTGAAAGCGCCTATTTTGACCCGCTGACCATTCGCCGTTCGGCTAAACGTCTTGGCGTGAATTCTGATGCTAAATATCGTTTTGAACGCGGTGTCGACACTGGTGGCCTTATAGATGGCGTCGAACTTGCCACGCAAATGGTCATCGATATTTGTGGCGGCGAAGCCAGTGATATTACAGTGGCAGGTGAAACACCTGCGCTACCAGAGCCTATTGAATTTGACCCCATGCAAGTGACGCGTTTGACGAGCTTGAAACTCTCTGACGACACAATGGAAAAAATTCTGACAGATCTTGGGTTTTCTGTAAAACGTGAACCTCTATGGACGGTAACCGTCCCGAGCTTTCGCCGGGATGCATCTGAAGGTGCCGATTTAGTCGAAGAAATTGCTCGTATTCACGGCTTTCATAATCTGGAGGCCGTCAGTCTACCGCCCTTACCCGGTCGACGTGAACCCACAGCGACTCTTACCCAGAACCGTACACGCCTTGCAAGGCGGGCTCTAGCTTTACGTGGTTTATCAGAAGCCGTGACATGGTCTTTTGCCCTTGACGATCATGCGGCATTATTCGGCGGAGACGATGAAAGCCTACGCGTTGACAATCCTATTTCTAGTGATTTGAACACGATGCGTCCAAGCGCATTAATCCACCTTTTACTCGCAGGACAACGCAATGCTGATAAAGGCTATCCTTCAGCAGCTCTATTTGAACTGGGCCCTGTCTTTTCAGGACAAAACCCTGATGACCAACGCTTATCCTTAGCAGGAGTGCGGCGCGTGGAAGCCAAGAGAGACTGGTCAGGCGTAGAAGAAATAACAGCCCTAACGGCTAAGGCTGATGTATTAGACGCTCTGGAGTCTATGGGCGCTGCAACGGGCAACCTTCAGCTCTTTGACGCCGTAGGGGATTATTGGCACCCTGGACGCTCTGCATCGCTCCGTATGGGGCCAAAGAATGTCTTGGCAAGTTTTGGTGAACTCCACCCTCGTGTTTTGAAAGCCATGGGTATTGAGAGCCGCATAGTGGCTTTTGAAATTTGGCCTGAAGCCATACCCGCACCACGTGCCAAAAAAGGAAAAAGCGTGTCCAAAGCTAAAACGGCTCTCTCGCTTTCTGACCTCATGCCTGTCACACGCGATTTTGCTTTTATTGTGCCAGAAGCAATAGCGGCCAATGACGTATTACGCGCGGCCAAAAGTGCGGACAAAGCGCTGATTTCTGATGTTACTTTATTTGATGTCTACCAAGGTAAAGGCGTCGAGGATGGTCATAAGTCACTCGCGATTGAAGTGACCCTTTCCCCTAAAGACGCGACCCTTACGGATAAAGAAATTGAAGCCATCAGTGACAAAGTCATTTCGAATGCAATGAAAGTTGGCGCGCGCTTACGTAGCTAA
- a CDS encoding 1-acyl-sn-glycerol-3-phosphate acyltransferase has product MKYNNSIVNDNVPRMGNAVTRAIGSGLLNLLGWKVEGALPNVPKVILLGEPHTSNWDFILIMMAAQSVGFRMSYLMKKEAFSWPLGGFFRWMGGIPIERQKGKDAIAAIENILQKSDNIFLAITPSGSRSPKESFKTGYLRLAHATDTPLFIIGLHAPTKSIILDQLIDATGPLKTQNKSIKHYIDANYRGIKPHNQSPNPLPKKKTNTVIGQRIPS; this is encoded by the coding sequence GTGAAGTATAACAACTCAATTGTGAACGATAATGTCCCTCGTATGGGTAATGCCGTAACGCGTGCTATCGGCAGCGGCCTCTTAAATCTATTAGGCTGGAAAGTCGAAGGCGCCCTACCCAATGTACCTAAGGTCATATTGTTAGGAGAGCCTCATACATCAAATTGGGATTTCATTTTAATTATGATGGCGGCGCAATCTGTCGGATTTCGAATGTCTTATTTAATGAAGAAAGAAGCCTTCTCTTGGCCACTCGGCGGTTTCTTTCGTTGGATGGGTGGTATCCCTATTGAGCGACAGAAAGGCAAAGACGCCATTGCCGCTATCGAAAATATTTTACAAAAATCAGATAATATTTTTCTGGCTATAACCCCCAGTGGGAGCCGCAGTCCTAAAGAGAGCTTTAAAACGGGATATCTTCGCTTGGCTCATGCAACGGATACCCCCTTATTTATCATCGGGCTGCATGCGCCAACAAAGTCAATCATTCTTGATCAATTAATTGATGCAACTGGGCCTCTAAAGACGCAGAACAAGTCGATTAAACATTATATCGATGCCAATTATCGCGGGATAAAACCCCATAATCAAAGCCCTAATCCTTTACCCAAGAAAAAAACAAATACAGTCATTGGTCAGCGTATACCAAGTTAA
- a CDS encoding SDR family oxidoreductase, giving the protein MKRLNNKICLVTGAARGIGAAIAAAFKDEGAKVILTDKNLRTLHATASDLSMEFHELDVENEEHWERLSQLYPQIDVLVNNAGITGFEDSHASQDPENSTLEDWKRVHRVNLDGTFLGCRYAIRAMRKKGQGSIINISSRSGLVGIPQAAAYASSKAAIRNHTKTVALYCAEQGLNIRCNSIHPAAILTPMWEPMLGDGPDRETRMETIVADTPARRFGQPKEVAALAVLLASDEAAYITGTEMTIDGGLLAGSIASPARD; this is encoded by the coding sequence ATGAAACGCTTAAACAACAAAATCTGTCTCGTAACAGGTGCAGCCCGCGGTATTGGCGCGGCCATCGCAGCCGCCTTTAAAGACGAAGGCGCAAAAGTTATATTAACGGATAAAAATCTGAGGACTTTACACGCTACCGCATCAGATCTCAGCATGGAATTTCACGAGCTCGACGTCGAAAATGAAGAACATTGGGAAAGGCTATCACAGCTATACCCCCAAATTGACGTACTCGTTAACAATGCTGGTATTACAGGGTTCGAAGATAGTCACGCCTCTCAGGACCCCGAAAATTCAACCCTTGAGGATTGGAAACGCGTTCACCGGGTGAATTTAGACGGAACATTCTTAGGGTGTCGATATGCTATTCGAGCGATGCGTAAAAAGGGCCAAGGGTCTATCATCAATATTTCTTCACGTTCTGGACTTGTTGGTATTCCGCAAGCCGCGGCTTATGCTTCTTCGAAAGCGGCCATACGCAACCACACGAAAACGGTGGCCCTCTATTGCGCAGAACAGGGCCTTAATATCCGATGCAACTCCATCCACCCTGCCGCCATTTTAACGCCCATGTGGGAACCAATGTTAGGTGATGGCCCTGACAGAGAAACACGAATGGAAACTATTGTTGCAGACACGCCGGCGCGTCGGTTTGGTCAACCTAAAGAAGTTGCCGCTTTAGCCGTGCTTCTCGCCTCCGACGAAGCCGCCTATATCACAGGCACCGAAATGACAATTGATGGGGGTTTGCTCGCGGGTTCAATCGCCAGCCCAGCGCGGGATTAA
- a CDS encoding DNA recombination protein RmuC → MEPIIRYSGLELTFVEIILGVALLLLGAFFALLFGGRRKDPEAAALAAQMREKLSEMQSQQGELQGRIAQFAEDSAQRDDLFRQSLDERLSKVSERVGQSIVQTQERNSANLKQLHERLALIDRAQKNIETLSGEVSGLQSLLSNKQARGAFGEKQMQDLIESYLPPNAFSFQHTLSNGKRVDALIHLPGEQGDVAIDSKFPMEAWRRLTTAENTDQETTAKRAFAADVTRHIKDIASKYLIFGETHDIAMLFLPSEAVYAELHTHFPQVVEFGFKEKVMIVSPTTFMATLHTMRAVMRDAAMREQAHILQREVGLMAKDVTLLDDRVAKLQSHFNQSTEDLRKIRISTEKITKRADKIESLDVEERESAANNIAEFRKPTG, encoded by the coding sequence ATGGAACCTATCATTCGCTACTCTGGTTTAGAACTTACATTTGTGGAAATCATTCTGGGTGTAGCTTTGCTCTTACTCGGTGCTTTTTTCGCCCTTCTTTTCGGTGGGCGACGTAAAGACCCAGAAGCTGCTGCATTAGCAGCCCAAATGCGTGAAAAACTCAGCGAGATGCAATCCCAACAAGGCGAGTTACAGGGACGTATCGCTCAATTTGCAGAAGATAGCGCACAGCGTGATGATTTGTTTCGGCAAAGTCTGGACGAACGTTTATCCAAAGTTTCTGAACGCGTCGGTCAATCTATCGTTCAAACCCAAGAGCGTAATTCCGCTAATTTAAAACAATTACACGAACGGCTCGCACTCATCGATCGCGCCCAGAAAAACATAGAAACCCTTTCTGGCGAAGTTTCAGGCTTGCAATCACTTCTCTCAAACAAGCAAGCACGCGGCGCGTTTGGCGAAAAACAAATGCAGGATTTGATAGAAAGCTATTTACCGCCTAACGCTTTTTCCTTTCAGCACACACTATCAAACGGGAAACGGGTGGATGCTCTTATTCATTTACCTGGCGAACAGGGCGATGTGGCTATTGATTCCAAATTCCCTATGGAAGCCTGGCGGCGCCTAACAACGGCAGAGAATACCGATCAAGAGACGACAGCCAAACGTGCCTTTGCCGCTGATGTGACCCGGCATATTAAAGACATTGCCAGTAAATACCTCATTTTTGGGGAAACACATGATATCGCCATGTTATTCTTGCCCAGTGAGGCTGTTTACGCAGAGTTACACACCCATTTCCCGCAAGTCGTCGAATTCGGGTTCAAAGAAAAAGTGATGATTGTGTCGCCCACGACTTTTATGGCAACACTTCATACTATGCGGGCCGTTATGCGCGACGCCGCTATGCGCGAGCAAGCCCATATCTTACAGCGTGAAGTCGGCTTGATGGCCAAAGATGTCACCTTGCTCGATGACCGCGTCGCCAAGTTGCAAAGTCATTTTAATCAAAGCACAGAAGACCTTCGTAAGATACGGATTTCCACTGAAAAAATTACAAAACGTGCTGACAAAATAGAAAGCCTAGATGTTGAAGAACGCGAAAGCGCGGCCAACAATATCGCTGAGTTCCGCAAGCCAACGGGATAA
- a CDS encoding DUF6498-containing protein, whose product MSVVGRQINFTPAIFFLVVMNLLPVLGVFLFGWDTGTLLLLYWLESIVIGILNIPKILSCQGDDENAAKQPPSLGGKLFLCVFFSVHYGVFSFGHYTFLDAFFNSIPPLSDLIAEIISAQGLAVSVIGLMVSHLFSMFRNFYGKAEYKMRSANTQMFIPYGRVFIMHIVIMFGGALVQAFGAPILALVLLVLLKTLIDIVSHSAEHNEFKLPS is encoded by the coding sequence ATGTCAGTTGTAGGGCGTCAGATAAATTTCACTCCCGCTATATTCTTCCTTGTTGTGATGAATCTTTTGCCTGTTTTAGGCGTTTTTCTTTTTGGCTGGGATACGGGAACGCTATTATTACTCTATTGGTTAGAGAGCATCGTTATTGGCATATTAAATATTCCTAAAATCTTGTCCTGCCAAGGCGATGATGAAAACGCTGCGAAGCAACCGCCAAGCTTAGGTGGAAAATTGTTTCTCTGTGTTTTCTTTTCTGTTCATTACGGTGTGTTTTCATTTGGACATTACACATTTTTGGATGCGTTTTTTAATTCGATTCCCCCTCTTTCTGATTTAATTGCGGAGATTATTTCCGCTCAAGGCCTAGCGGTTTCAGTCATCGGATTAATGGTAAGTCATCTCTTTTCCATGTTTCGCAATTTTTATGGGAAAGCGGAGTATAAAATGCGGTCGGCCAATACACAGATGTTTATCCCTTATGGACGCGTCTTTATTATGCATATTGTTATCATGTTCGGTGGTGCCTTGGTGCAAGCTTTCGGAGCGCCAATATTGGCGCTCGTTTTACTTGTTTTGCTGAAGACTTTAATCGACATTGTGAGCCATAGCGCAGAGCATAACGAATTTAAGTTGCCGAGTTGA
- the recR gene encoding recombination mediator RecR, with the protein MSGLNVSPEIERLIALLAKLPGLGPRSARRAALDLLKKPNALMRPLALALGEAADRISTCQICGNVDAQNPCHICTAPGRDITTLCVVQDVADLWAMERAGAFRGRYHILGGTLSALDGIRPEDLNIASLIDRASHEDVKEVILAMNATVDGQTTAHYITDHLAKANVQVSRLAHGVPVGGELDYLDDGTISAAMKSRRPF; encoded by the coding sequence ATGTCAGGCTTAAATGTCAGCCCAGAAATTGAACGCCTGATAGCGCTACTGGCCAAGCTGCCTGGCTTGGGACCGCGTTCGGCTCGTAGAGCGGCTCTTGATTTATTGAAAAAACCTAATGCCTTAATGCGGCCGTTGGCGTTGGCTCTGGGCGAAGCCGCCGACAGGATTTCGACATGCCAAATATGCGGTAATGTAGATGCGCAAAACCCCTGCCATATATGTACGGCGCCCGGGAGAGACATAACGACATTATGCGTCGTGCAAGATGTGGCTGATTTATGGGCGATGGAAAGAGCCGGCGCCTTTCGGGGGCGTTATCATATTTTGGGGGGTACGTTATCTGCGCTTGATGGTATCCGGCCAGAAGATTTAAATATTGCCTCTTTGATTGATCGTGCTTCGCATGAGGATGTGAAAGAAGTTATTTTGGCTATGAATGCCACTGTGGATGGGCAAACTACGGCGCATTATATAACGGATCATTTAGCGAAAGCGAATGTCCAAGTTTCACGCCTTGCGCATGGCGTCCCTGTGGGAGGGGAACTAGATTATCTAGATGATGGAACGATTTCTGCTGCGATGAAGAGCCGTCGGCCTTTTTAA
- a CDS encoding YbaB/EbfC family nucleoid-associated protein → MKDIMGLMKQAKDMQKKMEAAQAQVADLVVEGRSGGGLVTVSLAGGGNMKGLKIDPSLLSSEEAEIVEDLIVAAYQDAKAKLDEAQGETMKSAMGDIQLPPGMKMPF, encoded by the coding sequence ATGAAAGATATTATGGGCTTGATGAAACAAGCCAAGGATATGCAAAAGAAAATGGAAGCTGCTCAGGCACAAGTCGCTGACTTGGTCGTCGAAGGACGTTCCGGAGGGGGTCTTGTGACTGTTAGCCTTGCTGGTGGAGGCAATATGAAAGGGCTGAAAATTGATCCCAGTCTCTTATCTAGCGAAGAGGCGGAGATCGTTGAAGACTTAATTGTTGCGGCCTATCAAGATGCCAAAGCCAAGCTTGATGAGGCCCAAGGCGAAACAATGAAATCAGCTATGGGCGATATACAATTACCGCCGGGTATGAAGATGCCATTTTAA
- a CDS encoding DNA polymerase III subunit gamma/tau, with protein sequence MTTNSQQSYQVLARKYRPATFEDMIGQDAMVTTLTNAFEAGRVAHAFMMTGVRGIGKTTTARLLARALNYETDEINGPSTDLSVPGKHCEAIMASSHMDVLEMDAASRTGVENMREMLDGVRYAPATARYKVYIIDEVHMLSAGAFNALLKTLEEPPDHAKFIFATTEIRKVPITVLSRCQRFDLRRVEAGLLAAHLKGICAKENVKVSDEGLALIARAAEGSVRDSLSLLDQAIVQAGLDGNEVTFEQVRAMLGLADRVRVLDLFGMAALGDGKGAITEMRAQYDDGADPAVIMRDLMDICHEVSRAKTLGEGADFDAAPDQIERLTSLAERLSMGQLTRLWQILTQSHTEVRQAPAPLAAAEMAMLKLAVAGQMPPPELAAQIIEQAQHAAKEGGAGLPVLNAPTTSASPSAAQTRVTSGQTLLGNSPNGQVSHNAPSTGATAQLSAPKSVSVTPPSVEIDTLEQFVDLLPKAKVKLKSDIARYVRPIQFKRQNVRVEILDGAPNDLIGKMVGALQDLTGSPWLISPEKSGGAPTLAEARRKKKSDQKAKDRAHPAFNHPLLKGAELLGIKNRESSNVIQGDFRRSEALSADDARNDIDEYSIDEGVPSDYTPPEY encoded by the coding sequence ATGACCACGAACTCTCAACAATCTTATCAGGTTTTGGCGCGAAAGTATCGTCCTGCCACCTTTGAGGATATGATTGGTCAAGATGCGATGGTAACCACTTTGACGAATGCGTTTGAGGCGGGGCGCGTCGCTCATGCCTTTATGATGACAGGCGTCAGAGGGATTGGGAAGACGACGACGGCGCGGCTGTTGGCGCGGGCCCTAAATTATGAAACGGACGAGATAAACGGCCCTTCGACGGATTTATCTGTGCCTGGCAAACATTGTGAAGCCATCATGGCTAGCTCTCATATGGACGTGCTCGAAATGGACGCTGCGTCTCGCACAGGTGTAGAGAACATGCGAGAGATGCTGGACGGTGTACGTTATGCGCCGGCTACAGCACGGTATAAAGTGTATATTATCGATGAGGTGCATATGCTCTCAGCCGGGGCTTTTAATGCACTTTTGAAGACGCTTGAAGAACCTCCGGATCATGCAAAATTCATATTTGCAACAACTGAAATACGCAAAGTTCCAATTACTGTGCTCTCGCGATGCCAAAGGTTTGACCTTAGGCGCGTAGAGGCTGGATTATTGGCGGCGCATCTAAAAGGTATTTGCGCCAAAGAAAATGTAAAAGTCTCGGATGAGGGTTTAGCTTTAATTGCGCGGGCCGCTGAAGGCTCTGTGCGAGACAGTCTTTCTTTGTTGGATCAAGCTATTGTTCAAGCGGGGCTTGATGGGAATGAAGTTACCTTTGAGCAAGTGCGGGCTATGCTGGGTCTGGCCGATCGCGTGCGCGTTTTAGATTTATTCGGTATGGCGGCTTTGGGCGATGGCAAGGGCGCAATTACGGAGATGCGGGCGCAATATGATGACGGCGCCGATCCGGCCGTGATCATGCGCGATTTGATGGATATTTGCCACGAAGTCAGCCGCGCTAAGACATTAGGCGAAGGCGCGGACTTTGATGCTGCGCCAGACCAAATCGAACGACTTACGTCTTTGGCTGAGCGATTATCTATGGGGCAGTTGACTCGTCTTTGGCAGATTTTGACTCAATCCCATACAGAAGTGCGGCAAGCCCCTGCGCCTTTGGCGGCCGCTGAAATGGCGATGCTAAAACTCGCCGTTGCGGGACAAATGCCGCCGCCTGAACTCGCGGCTCAGATTATTGAGCAAGCCCAACACGCGGCAAAAGAGGGCGGGGCGGGGCTGCCTGTGTTAAATGCTCCAACCACTTCGGCCTCTCCCTCCGCAGCCCAAACGCGGGTCACGTCAGGACAGACCTTGCTAGGTAATTCTCCAAACGGTCAAGTAAGTCATAACGCGCCTAGTACAGGTGCTACCGCGCAGCTTAGCGCACCGAAATCAGTATCTGTAACGCCTCCATCAGTAGAGATTGACACATTAGAACAATTTGTTGATTTGCTACCAAAAGCGAAAGTTAAATTAAAATCTGACATTGCGCGTTATGTTCGGCCCATTCAATTTAAGCGCCAAAATGTTCGCGTTGAAATTTTGGATGGAGCGCCAAATGATTTAATTGGCAAAATGGTTGGCGCTCTTCAAGATTTGACGGGTTCACCTTGGTTGATTAGTCCTGAAAAATCTGGCGGTGCGCCAACTTTGGCAGAGGCACGGCGAAAGAAGAAGTCTGACCAAAAAGCCAAAGACCGCGCTCATCCCGCTTTTAATCATCCACTACTGAAAGGTGCAGAATTGCTGGGTATTAAAAACCGAGAATCTTCAAATGTCATTCAAGGTGATTTTCGAAGATCAGAGGCATTAAGCGCGGATGATGCCAGAAATGATATCGATGAGTATAGCATAGATGAAGGGGTGCCTTCAGATTACACACCTCCTGAGTATTAG
- a CDS encoding porin family protein produces MKFLKTTIATLALTGFAGQAMAQDTGAYGTLGVSTYEFDTYNITGRLGYNLNEYFGIEGEGSIGVIGEDDNGVEVDTEWDLGAYAVARLPLSNQFEAFVRGGYTVVSVEATVAGVTDSDEVDGYAVGGGVQYNLNDRSGLRLGYTYKDGDLNGVDLDADVWDVSYVRKF; encoded by the coding sequence ATGAAGTTTTTGAAAACAACAATTGCCACGCTCGCTCTGACTGGATTTGCTGGTCAAGCGATGGCGCAAGACACAGGTGCATATGGTACATTGGGTGTTAGCACTTATGAGTTTGATACTTATAATATAACGGGCCGTTTAGGATATAATCTGAACGAGTATTTCGGGATTGAGGGCGAAGGTTCTATCGGTGTTATCGGTGAAGATGACAATGGTGTAGAGGTTGATACCGAGTGGGACTTGGGCGCTTACGCCGTGGCTCGTCTGCCCCTTAGCAATCAATTTGAAGCTTTTGTACGCGGCGGTTACACTGTCGTGAGCGTAGAAGCCACAGTTGCGGGCGTCACTGATAGCGATGAAGTTGACGGTTATGCTGTGGGTGGCGGGGTTCAGTACAACCTCAATGACCGCAGCGGCCTTCGTTTAGGCTATACCTATAAAGATGGCGATCTGAACGGCGTTGATCTTGATGCCGATGTTTGGGACGTCTCCTATGTACGTAAATTCTAG
- the nudC gene encoding NAD(+) diphosphatase yields the protein MTFTDIMPFAGSPLDFCETKRSPEELQHYMALPAARAILFHKGKPAVGQDGKAIRVHPSELIGQNLLDPHIIFMGLDGNRPIFAANLAKDDAITLESDFQSIREIGGRLDSETLALFGRAKSIFDWHKDHMCCAKCGAQCSPADGGHKRVCPRPECQAEHFPRVNPVVIMLVVKDDKVLLGRGPGWPEGFMSTLAGFVSPGETIEEATAREVLEEAGIRTKNHRYIASQPWPFPSQLMIGVICEAENTDIQVNPDELEDAQWFSRDEVAAVFAKTGNAFRRPPRIAIAHQLLKHWLQEGL from the coding sequence ATGACCTTTACTGATATTATGCCCTTCGCAGGCAGCCCTTTAGATTTTTGTGAAACCAAGCGTTCCCCTGAGGAATTGCAACACTATATGGCCCTACCCGCGGCCCGTGCAATTCTATTTCATAAAGGCAAACCCGCCGTCGGGCAGGATGGAAAAGCTATACGCGTTCATCCATCCGAATTGATTGGTCAAAACCTTTTAGACCCGCATATCATTTTTATGGGACTGGATGGAAATCGCCCTATATTTGCAGCTAACCTCGCGAAAGATGATGCCATAACTTTGGAGAGCGACTTCCAAAGCATACGGGAAATCGGAGGAAGGCTCGATTCTGAAACTCTGGCTTTATTTGGCCGTGCTAAATCGATTTTCGATTGGCATAAAGACCATATGTGCTGCGCCAAATGCGGCGCGCAATGCAGTCCCGCTGATGGGGGACATAAACGCGTTTGTCCTCGGCCCGAATGCCAAGCAGAACATTTTCCCCGCGTAAACCCTGTTGTTATTATGTTGGTAGTAAAAGACGATAAAGTTCTTTTGGGCCGCGGACCAGGATGGCCAGAAGGATTCATGTCAACGCTCGCTGGATTCGTTTCCCCAGGAGAAACAATTGAAGAGGCTACCGCCCGCGAAGTATTGGAAGAAGCGGGTATTCGAACTAAAAATCACCGCTATATTGCAAGCCAGCCTTGGCCTTTTCCCAGTCAGTTAATGATAGGCGTTATTTGTGAAGCAGAGAACACAGACATTCAGGTGAATCCTGATGAACTAGAAGACGCTCAATGGTTTAGCCGCGATGAGGTCGCCGCTGTATTTGCTAAAACGGGCAATGCCTTTCGGCGACCACCCCGCATTGCAATCGCGCATCAATTATTAAAGCACTGGTTACAAGAAGGCTTATAA